In Strix uralensis isolate ZFMK-TIS-50842 chromosome 26, bStrUra1, whole genome shotgun sequence, a genomic segment contains:
- the FXYD2 gene encoding sodium/potassium-transporting ATPase subunit gamma — MRLVSQLMRFPVGARSQSETPAGRHADAMGDEQAPEQGLDRFSYDYETIRNGGLIFAVVAFIVGLLIILSQRFHCGGKKKRRQGNEEDL, encoded by the exons ATGAGGTTGGTCTCCCAATTAATGCGCTTTCCTGTGGGCGCCCGCTCCCAGAGCGAGACGCCCGCCGGACGACACGCTGACGCGATGGGTGACG AGCAAGCGCCCGAGCAGGGCCTGGACAGGTTCAGCTACG actATGAGACCATCCGTAATGGGGGGCTGATCTTCGCTGTCGTGGCTTTCATCGTCGGGCTCCTCATCATCCTCA GCCAGCGGTTCCACTGCggagggaagaagaagaggag ACAAGGAAACGAGGAAGACCTGTAG
- the FXYD6 gene encoding FXYD domain-containing ion transport regulator 6 isoform X1, translating into MYGHRAPSLGSSSTGGGRGGSPQPAPALRSPRLAPSKETQLPRPLPLARGVPRARSAWAGWQDGGQPLPRPPSPLGRRTKDARGHLIVAMEAVLLFLCSLLVPAAVADAATQEKEEDPFNYDYQSLRIGGLVFAVVLFTVGILLILSRRCRCSFNQKPRAPGDEEAQAENLITSNATGAQKAEN; encoded by the exons ATGTATGGCCACCGAGCCCCGtcgctgggcagcagcagcacagggggcgGCCGGGGAGGCAGCCCCCAACCTGCCCCCGCGCTCCGGAGCCCCCGGCTCGCTCCCTCGAAGGAGACGCAACTGCCAAGGCCTCTCCCCCTGGCAAGAGGCGTCCCCCGGGCCCGCAGCGCCTGGGCCGGCTGGCAGGATGGAGGGCagccgctcccccggccccccagTCCCCTCGGGAGGAGGACAAAGGACGCTCGGGGACACTTGATAG TGGCCATGGAGGCGGTGCTGCTCTTCCTGTGCTCGCTCCTGGTGCCAGCGGCCGTGGCAGACG CGGCCAcccaagagaaggaggaggaccCCTTTAACTATG ATTACCAGAGCCTGAGGATCGGGGGGCTGGTGTTTGCCGTGGTCCTGTTCACCGTTGGCATTCTCCTTATACTCA GCAGGAGGTGCAGGTGCAGTTTCAACCAGAAGCCCAG GGCTCCGGGGGACGAGGAGGCTCAGGCTGAGAACCTGATCACCTCGAACG CAACGGGAGCGCAGAAAGCGGAGAACTGA
- the FXYD6 gene encoding FXYD domain-containing ion transport regulator 6 isoform X2, with the protein MAMEAVLLFLCSLLVPAAVADAATQEKEEDPFNYDYQSLRIGGLVFAVVLFTVGILLILSRRCRCSFNQKPRAPGDEEAQAENLITSNATGAQKAEN; encoded by the exons A TGGCCATGGAGGCGGTGCTGCTCTTCCTGTGCTCGCTCCTGGTGCCAGCGGCCGTGGCAGACG CGGCCAcccaagagaaggaggaggaccCCTTTAACTATG ATTACCAGAGCCTGAGGATCGGGGGGCTGGTGTTTGCCGTGGTCCTGTTCACCGTTGGCATTCTCCTTATACTCA GCAGGAGGTGCAGGTGCAGTTTCAACCAGAAGCCCAG GGCTCCGGGGGACGAGGAGGCTCAGGCTGAGAACCTGATCACCTCGAACG CAACGGGAGCGCAGAAAGCGGAGAACTGA
- the FXYD6 gene encoding FXYD domain-containing ion transport regulator 6 isoform X3, whose product MEAVLLFLCSLLVPAAVADAATQEKEEDPFNYDYQSLRIGGLVFAVVLFTVGILLILSRRCRCSFNQKPRAPGDEEAQAENLITSNATGAQKAEN is encoded by the exons ATGGAGGCGGTGCTGCTCTTCCTGTGCTCGCTCCTGGTGCCAGCGGCCGTGGCAGACG CGGCCAcccaagagaaggaggaggaccCCTTTAACTATG ATTACCAGAGCCTGAGGATCGGGGGGCTGGTGTTTGCCGTGGTCCTGTTCACCGTTGGCATTCTCCTTATACTCA GCAGGAGGTGCAGGTGCAGTTTCAACCAGAAGCCCAG GGCTCCGGGGGACGAGGAGGCTCAGGCTGAGAACCTGATCACCTCGAACG CAACGGGAGCGCAGAAAGCGGAGAACTGA